One stretch of Glycine soja cultivar W05 chromosome 7, ASM419377v2, whole genome shotgun sequence DNA includes these proteins:
- the LOC114420434 gene encoding uncharacterized protein LOC114420434 — translation MNERRKVYLLYRLSLRGILESEKLVGANYDDWYHNLRIVLMHEKLIDTIDKPPMEALDLSDAEATKVFQKYLDECLTTKCIILASMSSELQRQHQDMDPYEIIEHLKKMYGGQSKTARFQLSKALIRSSLVANEKVRPHVLKMIDLIEQLEKLGCTLGKELSQDLILQSLSDSFS, via the coding sequence TATATCTTCTCTATCGCTTATCGCTTCGTGGTATTCTTGAATCTGAAAAACTAGTCGGAGCCAATTATGATGATTGGTACCACAACTTGAGAATTGTTCTCATGCATGAGAAGCTTATTGACACTATTGATAAGCCTCCCATGGAAGCACTTGATCTGAGTGATGCTGAAGCAACCAAGGTTTTTCAAAAGTACCTAGATGAGTGCCTTACTACTAAGTGCATTATCTTGGCATCAATGAGTTCAGAACTCCAGAGGCAACACCAAGACATGGACCCATATGAGATCATCGAACATCTTAAGAAGATGTACGGTGGTCAAAGCAAGACGGCTAGATTTCAGTTATCTAAGGCCCTGATTAGATCCTCACTTGttgcaaatgaaaaagttagaCCTCATGTTCTTAAGATGATTGATCTCATAGAACAACTTGAGAAGTTGGGGTGCACTCTTGGGAAAGAGCTTTCTCAAGATTTGATTTTGCAATCactttctgattcattttcataa